Proteins from a single region of Cetobacterium ceti:
- a CDS encoding SulP family inorganic anion transporter, with the protein IINEFGNKVWMSGIQLYVMIFLVLITMGITHFLPKFTKAIPSSLIAIGVTTVLAIIATNNGIHMPNVKDFAGGSLDGGFPKFHLPNIPFKLETLKIILPFSIVATLVGLIESLLTLSLIDELTDTRGQANKECIGQGIGNLINGFFGGTGGCAMIGQSMINITSGGRGRISGIAMGISLLLFILLGSKVIEIIPLAALVGVMFIVVMETFAWETLKFRKRVPKKDILIILIVTLITIFEDLAMAVVVGVILSALNFAWEKGKKINGIIEETPEEKVYILEGPLFFGSVTSFKDLFHPKDDPENIIIDFKNSKIMDHSAIEAVNSITEKYKRNGKNLKLKHLSEDCKTLLINAQELIKVNIIEDPIYFVGDDLLD; encoded by the coding sequence ATAATAAATGAATTTGGGAATAAAGTTTGGATGAGTGGAATCCAACTTTATGTAATGATATTTTTAGTTTTAATAACAATGGGAATAACTCATTTTTTACCAAAATTTACAAAGGCAATACCTTCTTCTTTAATAGCAATTGGAGTAACAACGGTGTTAGCAATCATTGCTACAAATAATGGAATACATATGCCAAATGTAAAGGATTTTGCCGGCGGAAGTTTAGATGGAGGCTTTCCTAAATTTCATTTACCTAATATTCCTTTTAAATTGGAAACATTAAAAATTATTTTACCATTCTCAATTGTAGCCACTTTAGTTGGATTAATTGAATCTCTTTTAACATTATCACTTATAGATGAATTAACAGATACAAGAGGTCAAGCAAATAAAGAGTGTATAGGACAGGGTATTGGAAATTTAATAAATGGTTTTTTTGGCGGAACTGGTGGTTGTGCAATGATTGGTCAATCTATGATAAATATAACTTCTGGAGGAAGAGGTAGAATATCAGGAATAGCTATGGGAATTTCTTTATTACTGTTTATTCTTTTAGGTTCAAAAGTAATAGAAATAATACCATTAGCTGCTTTAGTAGGAGTAATGTTTATTGTTGTGATGGAAACTTTTGCTTGGGAAACTTTAAAATTTAGAAAAAGAGTTCCTAAAAAAGATATTTTAATTATTTTAATAGTGACCTTAATAACAATTTTTGAAGATTTAGCCATGGCAGTTGTAGTCGGAGTTATTTTATCTGCCCTTAATTTTGCCTGGGAAAAAGGGAAAAAAATAAATGGGATAATTGAAGAAACTCCTGAAGAAAAAGTATATATATTAGAGGGGCCTTTATTCTTTGGATCAGTAACAAGTTTTAAAGATTTATTTCATCCAAAAGATGATCCTGAAAATATTATTATTGATTTTAAAAATTCAAAAATTATGGACCATTCAGCTATAGAAGCAGTTAATTCAATAACTGAAAAATATAAAAGAAATGGAAAAAATTTAAAGTTAAAACATTTAAGTGAAGATTGTAAAACTTTATTAATAAATGCCCAAGAATTAATAAAGGTTAATATAATTGAAGATCCAATATATTTTGTTGGAGATGATTTATTAGATTAA
- a CDS encoding DUF1097 domain-containing protein gives MKKLFFLSLTTGILCGLWFWIGIKTHIPVWMGFAGCTAFFAAGGINNGGVKKALFSTLSGVFWAVIVIALSKHFNQEYIFAIITGVVTFFMCIQGQCKLFAFIPGTFIGGFSTFASNGDWKMVSIGLILGIILGFSCDYTGEKSFLLFEKN, from the coding sequence ATGAAAAAATTATTTTTTTTATCTCTTACAACTGGTATTCTTTGCGGTTTATGGTTTTGGATTGGAATTAAAACCCATATTCCTGTATGGATGGGATTTGCAGGTTGTACTGCATTTTTTGCCGCAGGTGGAATAAATAATGGAGGGGTTAAAAAAGCGTTATTTTCCACATTAAGTGGAGTTTTTTGGGCGGTAATTGTAATTGCTTTATCCAAACATTTTAATCAAGAATATATATTTGCTATAATTACAGGAGTTGTAACATTTTTTATGTGTATACAAGGACAGTGTAAATTATTTGCCTTTATTCCGGGAACCTTTATTGGAGGTTTTTCCACTTTTGCAAGTAATGGAGATTGGAAAATGGTATCAATTGGATTAATTTTAGGAATAATCTTAGGTTTTTCTTGTGATTACACAGGGGAAAAATCATTCTTATTATTTGAAAAAAATTAA